Within Streptomyces sp. SS1-1, the genomic segment GGCGAGACCTTCAAGATCGCGATCATCGCCATCGTCGTCTACATCCCGATCTATCTGAACACCCATGCCGCGCTGTCCGGCATCGACAGCCGCTTCGTGGAACTCGCCGAGGTGCAGGGCCTGAACCGGGTCCGCTTCATCCGGCAGATCGTCGTCCCGGGCGCGCTGCCCGGCTTCTTCGTCGGGCTGCGGCTCGGCGTGACCGGGTCCTGGCTGGGCCTGGTGGTGCTGGAGCAGATCAACGCCACCAGCGGCCTCGGCTACATGATGTTCCAGGCGCAGAACTACGGCCAGACGGACGTCATCCTCGTCGGCCTCGTCGTCTACGGCGTCTTCGGCCTGGTCTCCGACAGCGCGGTCCGCCTCATCGAACGGAGGGTGCTGTCGTGGCGCCGCACACTGAGCAGCTGACCCGTCCCGCCGTGCAACTGCGCGGCCTGACCCGGTCCTTCGACGGACGGACCGTCCTCGACGGCATCGACCTCGATCTGCCCGCCGGCCAGTTCACGGCCCTGCTCGGGCACAGCGGCTCCGGCAAGAGCACGCTGCTGCGGGCCGTCGCCGGCCTCGACCACCAGGTCACCGGATCGGGGCAGCTGACCGCGCCGGAGCGGGTGTCCGTGGTCTTCCAGGACTCCCGGCTGCTGCCCTGGCGCCGGGTCCTGGACAACGTCCTCCTCGGTCTCGACGGCAAGGACGCGGCGGAGCGGGGCCGCGAGGCCCTCGCCGAGGTCGGCCTGAAGGGCCGGGAGCGGGCCTGGCCGAACGAGCTGTCCGGCGGTGAGGCGCAGCGGGCCGCGCTGGCGCGCTCCCTGGTCCGCGAGCCCGAACTGCTCCTTGCCGACGAGCCGTTCGGGGCGCTGGACGCCCTGACCCGGATCAGGATGCACAACCTGCTGCGGGAGCTGTGGGAGCGCCACCGCCCGTCCGTCCTGCTCGTCACCCACGACGTCGACGAGGCGATCGTGCTCGCCGACCGGGTGCTCGTCCTGGAGCACGGCCGGATCGCGCTCGACGTGACGATCGACCGGGACACGCCCCGCTCGGCGTACCGCGAACGGCTGCTCGCGGCGCTCGGCGTGACCGAGGACCCGAGGTGACCGCGGGACCCGGCGACCGCACCCCCTTCTCCCCCCGCCTCTCCCCCCGACCGAGGACTCCCATGACCCGA encodes:
- a CDS encoding ABC transporter ATP-binding protein, giving the protein MAPHTEQLTRPAVQLRGLTRSFDGRTVLDGIDLDLPAGQFTALLGHSGSGKSTLLRAVAGLDHQVTGSGQLTAPERVSVVFQDSRLLPWRRVLDNVLLGLDGKDAAERGREALAEVGLKGRERAWPNELSGGEAQRAALARSLVREPELLLADEPFGALDALTRIRMHNLLRELWERHRPSVLLVTHDVDEAIVLADRVLVLEHGRIALDVTIDRDTPRSAYRERLLAALGVTEDPR